A single region of the Thermoleophilum album genome encodes:
- the uvrB gene encoding excinuclease ABC subunit UvrB, giving the protein MPPFRVNPAYRPVADQARARDELAAGIEAGDRYQTLLGVTGSGKTATMAFTIERVQRPALVIAHNKTLAAQLCNEFREFFPDNAVEYFVSYYDYYQPEAYVPHQDLYIEKDASINDEIDRLRHSATAALLARRDVIIVASVSCIYGLGSPERYREQNLVLARGDTVDRDEVLRRLVAMQYSRNDQALARGRFRVRGDTVEVFPSYAERSIYRILFFGDEIEQIVQVDALTGEVLSEPEHVGIWPATHYVTDPPTLERAVEEIRAELEERCRELESQGKLLEAHRLRQRTEFDIEMLREVGYCNGIENYSRILDGRPPGARPYCLIDYFPDDFVCFIDESHQTVPQIGGMYEGDRSRKQTLVDYGFRLPSALDNRPQTFEEFLAIVPQIVFVSATPGEFERRVSTRIVEQIVRPTGIVDPEVEVRPTENQIDDLMNEIRRRVEAGERALVTTLTKRMAEDLTEYLLDHGLRARYLHSEIDTLERIQIIRALRLGEFDVLVGVNLLREGLDLPEVSLVAILDADKEGFLRGETALVQTIGRAARNVNGKVLMYADRETEAMRRAIAETNRRRAIQIAYNERHGITPETIRKGISDITDFLALEQTPRPRARRAREGRAARPQRSESELRSLIVELEEQMFAAADDLRFEEAARLRDEIKELKRELDAVAAES; this is encoded by the coding sequence GTGCCACCTTTCCGGGTGAACCCCGCTTACCGCCCTGTCGCCGATCAAGCACGGGCGCGCGACGAGCTCGCCGCCGGCATCGAGGCCGGTGACCGCTACCAAACGCTGCTCGGCGTAACCGGCTCGGGCAAGACGGCGACGATGGCGTTCACGATCGAGCGCGTTCAACGGCCGGCGCTCGTAATCGCCCACAACAAGACGCTCGCCGCCCAGCTCTGCAACGAGTTCCGCGAGTTCTTCCCCGACAACGCGGTCGAGTACTTCGTCTCGTACTACGACTACTACCAGCCCGAAGCGTACGTACCGCACCAGGACCTCTACATCGAAAAGGACGCCTCGATCAACGACGAGATCGACCGCTTGCGCCACTCGGCGACGGCAGCGCTTCTGGCGCGGCGCGACGTGATCATCGTCGCGTCGGTGTCGTGCATCTACGGTCTCGGTTCGCCCGAGCGGTACCGCGAGCAGAACCTCGTGCTGGCGCGCGGCGACACCGTCGACCGCGACGAGGTGCTGCGCCGGCTGGTGGCGATGCAGTACAGCCGCAACGACCAAGCGCTTGCGCGCGGCAGGTTCCGGGTGCGCGGCGACACCGTCGAGGTGTTCCCGTCGTACGCCGAGCGCAGCATCTATCGAATCCTGTTCTTCGGCGACGAGATCGAGCAGATCGTGCAGGTCGACGCGCTCACCGGCGAGGTGCTGAGCGAACCCGAGCACGTCGGTATCTGGCCGGCCACCCACTACGTCACCGACCCGCCGACGCTCGAGCGTGCCGTCGAAGAGATCCGCGCCGAGCTCGAGGAGCGCTGTCGCGAGCTCGAGTCGCAGGGAAAGCTGCTGGAGGCCCACCGCCTCCGCCAGCGCACCGAGTTCGACATCGAGATGCTGCGCGAGGTCGGGTACTGCAACGGCATCGAGAACTATTCGCGGATTCTCGACGGTCGTCCGCCGGGGGCGCGGCCCTACTGTCTGATCGACTACTTCCCCGACGACTTCGTCTGTTTCATCGACGAGTCCCACCAGACGGTGCCGCAGATCGGCGGCATGTACGAGGGCGACCGCTCGCGCAAGCAGACGCTCGTCGACTACGGCTTCCGCTTGCCGTCGGCGCTCGACAACCGTCCGCAAACGTTCGAAGAGTTCTTGGCGATCGTTCCACAGATCGTCTTCGTGTCAGCGACGCCGGGCGAGTTCGAGCGGCGCGTCTCGACGCGAATCGTCGAGCAGATCGTTCGGCCCACGGGCATCGTCGATCCCGAAGTCGAAGTGCGCCCGACCGAGAACCAGATCGACGATCTGATGAACGAGATCCGTCGCCGCGTCGAGGCGGGCGAGCGCGCCCTCGTCACCACGCTCACCAAGCGTATGGCCGAGGACCTGACCGAGTACCTCCTCGACCACGGCTTGCGTGCGCGTTACCTGCACTCCGAGATCGACACGCTCGAGCGCATCCAGATCATCCGCGCTCTGCGCCTTGGCGAGTTCGACGTGCTCGTGGGTGTCAACCTGCTGCGCGAGGGGCTCGACCTGCCGGAGGTTTCGCTGGTGGCGATTCTCGACGCCGACAAGGAGGGGTTCCTGCGCGGCGAGACAGCGCTCGTCCAGACGATCGGCCGGGCGGCGCGCAACGTCAACGGCAAGGTGTTGATGTACGCCGACCGCGAGACCGAGGCGATGCGGCGTGCGATCGCCGAAACCAACCGCCGTCGTGCGATCCAGATCGCCTACAACGAGCGTCACGGGATCACCCCTGAAACGATCCGCAAAGGCATCTCCGACATCACCGACTTTCTCGCCCTCGAGCAGACCCCGCGGCCGCGGGCGCGCCGCGCTCGCGAGGGCCGCGCGGCCCGGCCGCAGCGCAGCGAAAGCGAGCTCAGGAGCCTGATCGTCGAGCTCGAGGAGCAAATGTTCGCTGCCGCCGACGACCTGCGTTTCGAGGAGGCGGCGCGCCTGCGCGACGAGATCAAGGAGCTGAAGCGCGAGCTCGACGCCGTCGCTGCCGAGTCCTAG
- the coaE gene encoding dephospho-CoA kinase (Dephospho-CoA kinase (CoaE) performs the final step in coenzyme A biosynthesis.): protein MGGARPHAPPSEPPFVGLTGGLGAGKSTALELLRELGAATLSSDAVVHELLERADVARAIAERFGPGVLRDGRVDRAALAARVFHDPAARRELEELLWPLVGEEIAAWRARALAAVPPPRALVVEVPLLFEAGLESAFDATVAIVTDDAVRRARIADRDQVALAERERQQLTQEEKAARADHVVRNDGSREALRDELSALLAKIAPWPAPR, encoded by the coding sequence GTGGGGGGCGCCCGCCCGCACGCGCCGCCGTCCGAGCCGCCGTTCGTCGGGCTGACCGGGGGGCTCGGTGCCGGCAAGTCGACGGCGCTCGAGCTGCTGCGAGAGCTCGGGGCGGCGACGCTGTCAAGCGACGCCGTAGTGCACGAGCTGCTCGAGCGCGCTGACGTCGCACGTGCTATCGCCGAGCGCTTCGGCCCCGGCGTGCTGCGCGATGGTCGCGTCGACCGGGCGGCTCTCGCCGCGCGTGTTTTCCACGATCCTGCTGCACGCCGAGAGCTGGAGGAGCTTTTGTGGCCGCTGGTCGGTGAGGAGATCGCCGCTTGGCGGGCGCGCGCGCTGGCGGCGGTGCCACCGCCGCGCGCGCTCGTGGTCGAGGTTCCGCTGCTCTTCGAAGCGGGGCTCGAAAGTGCCTTCGACGCGACTGTCGCTATCGTCACCGACGACGCCGTGCGCCGCGCCCGCATCGCCGATCGCGACCAAGTCGCCCTCGCCGAGCGCGAACGCCAGCAGCTGACGCAAGAAGAGAAGGCGGCGCGCGCCGATCACGTGGTACGCAACGACGGCTCGCGGGAGGCGCTGCGCGACGAGTTGTCCGCGCTCCTCGCCAAGATCGCGCCGTGGCCGGCACCTCGCTAG
- the uvrA gene encoding excinuclease ABC subunit UvrA — protein sequence MASEIVITGARQHNLKNVSLRLPRDALIVITGLSGSGKSSLAFDTIYAEGQRRYVESLSAYARQFLGQMDKPDVDSIEGLSPAISIDQKTTSRNPRSTVGTITEIYDYLRLLWARIGVPHCPSCGRPIEAQPPEQIVDRILARPAGARVMVMAPVVRGRKGEYRELLERLRSEGFVRVKVDGEIRRLDEEIALDKKRKHTISVVVDRLVVRPEIRRRLADSVETAAALADGLVEIEDVDEGRVELFSDRFMCLECGVSIPELEPRVFSFNSPYGACPRCTGLGHQRVIDPELVVPNPDLSIAEGAIAAWTATGGGYYERLLAAYCDQAGVDPHLPWRDLPADVRDEILHGSGERVEFTYRSRRGRWRRRATWFEGVIPNLERRYRETDSDAVRERIESFMTLRPCPECRGSRLRPEARAVRVGGLGIHELAALSAREALAWVRGLELSDTERRIAARVLREIEERLGFLEAVGIGYLSLDRAAATLSGGEAQRIRLATQIGSSLVGVLYILDEPSIGLHQRDNARLVATLERLRDLGNTVIVVEHDEGTMRAADHIVDLGPGAGEHGGEVVAEGPPAAIMASPDSLTGQYLSGRRKIALPERRRTPRGWLRIEGASQHNLKTIDVDVPLGVFCCVTGVSGSGKSTLVNDILYKAVAARLHRARARPGRHRRVVGLEQIDKIIAIDQAPIGRTPRSNPATYIGLFDHIRELFARTPEARARGYKPGRFSFNVRGGRCETCRGDGQLRIEMHFLPDVYVECEQCHGRRYNRETLDIRFKGKTIADVLEMTVDEALEFFAAIPKVRRRLETLRDVGLGYVRLGQPATTLSGGEAQRVKLASELCKVATGNTLYILDEPTTGLHFADIERLLAVLQRLVEQGNTVLVIEHNLDVIKSADWLIDLGPEGGAEGGEIVAVGTPEEVAGVERSHTGRYLRPLLASDPSAYPDAQRADRDTAAAVA from the coding sequence ATGGCCAGCGAGATCGTCATCACCGGGGCCCGTCAGCACAACCTCAAGAACGTCTCGCTGCGCCTGCCACGTGACGCGCTGATCGTCATCACCGGCCTCTCGGGCTCGGGCAAGTCGAGCCTCGCCTTCGACACGATCTACGCCGAGGGTCAGCGCCGCTATGTGGAGTCGCTGTCGGCCTACGCGCGGCAGTTCCTCGGCCAGATGGACAAGCCCGACGTCGACTCGATCGAGGGACTGTCGCCGGCGATCTCGATCGACCAGAAGACGACGTCGCGCAACCCGCGCTCGACCGTCGGAACGATCACCGAGATCTACGATTACCTGCGCCTGCTGTGGGCCCGGATCGGCGTCCCCCACTGTCCTAGCTGCGGACGACCGATCGAGGCGCAGCCACCCGAACAGATCGTCGATCGCATCCTCGCGCGCCCGGCCGGCGCTCGGGTGATGGTGATGGCACCGGTCGTGCGCGGGCGCAAAGGCGAGTACCGCGAGCTCCTCGAGCGCCTGCGCTCGGAGGGGTTCGTGCGCGTCAAGGTCGACGGCGAGATCCGCCGCCTCGACGAGGAGATCGCTCTCGACAAAAAGCGCAAGCACACCATCTCGGTGGTCGTCGACCGCCTCGTGGTCCGTCCCGAGATCCGCCGCCGGCTCGCCGACTCGGTGGAAACCGCCGCCGCTCTCGCCGACGGCCTTGTCGAGATCGAAGATGTCGACGAGGGGCGGGTCGAGCTCTTCTCCGACCGCTTCATGTGTCTCGAGTGCGGCGTCTCGATCCCCGAGCTCGAGCCGCGCGTCTTCTCGTTCAACTCGCCCTACGGTGCTTGCCCGCGCTGCACCGGTCTCGGCCACCAGCGCGTGATCGATCCCGAGCTTGTCGTGCCGAACCCGGATCTTTCGATCGCCGAGGGGGCGATCGCGGCGTGGACAGCGACCGGCGGGGGCTACTACGAGCGACTGCTAGCGGCGTACTGCGACCAGGCGGGCGTCGATCCCCACCTGCCTTGGCGCGATCTGCCGGCTGACGTGCGCGACGAGATACTGCACGGCAGCGGCGAGCGCGTCGAGTTCACCTATCGCTCGCGCCGCGGGCGGTGGCGGCGGCGGGCGACGTGGTTCGAGGGTGTGATCCCCAACCTCGAGCGGCGCTACCGCGAGACCGATTCCGACGCTGTGCGCGAGCGGATCGAGAGCTTCATGACGCTGCGGCCGTGTCCCGAGTGCCGTGGTTCGCGGCTGCGCCCCGAGGCGCGCGCGGTGCGGGTCGGCGGGCTCGGCATCCACGAGCTCGCGGCACTGTCGGCGCGGGAGGCGCTCGCCTGGGTGCGCGGTCTCGAACTGAGCGACACCGAGCGGCGCATAGCCGCCCGCGTCTTGCGCGAGATCGAAGAACGTCTCGGCTTCCTCGAGGCGGTCGGCATCGGCTACCTGTCGCTGGACCGCGCCGCCGCCACGCTGTCGGGCGGGGAAGCGCAGCGGATCCGCCTCGCGACGCAGATCGGGTCGAGTCTCGTCGGCGTGCTCTACATCCTCGACGAGCCATCGATCGGCTTGCACCAACGCGACAACGCCCGGCTCGTCGCCACCCTCGAGCGGCTGCGTGATCTCGGCAACACCGTGATCGTCGTCGAGCACGACGAGGGCACGATGCGTGCTGCCGACCACATCGTCGATCTCGGTCCGGGCGCCGGCGAGCACGGGGGAGAGGTGGTCGCAGAGGGCCCGCCCGCGGCGATCATGGCGAGTCCCGACTCGCTCACCGGCCAGTACCTGTCGGGCCGCCGCAAGATCGCGCTGCCCGAGCGTCGGCGCACACCCCGCGGTTGGCTGCGGATCGAAGGGGCGAGCCAGCACAACCTCAAAACGATCGACGTCGACGTGCCGCTCGGCGTCTTTTGTTGCGTGACCGGGGTGTCGGGTTCGGGCAAGTCGACGCTCGTCAACGACATCCTCTACAAGGCGGTGGCCGCCCGCCTGCACCGCGCGCGTGCCCGGCCCGGGCGGCACCGGCGCGTCGTCGGCCTCGAGCAGATCGACAAAATCATCGCGATCGACCAGGCTCCGATCGGGCGCACGCCGCGCTCCAACCCGGCGACCTACATCGGTCTGTTCGACCACATCCGCGAACTTTTCGCGCGCACACCCGAGGCGCGCGCCCGCGGCTACAAACCGGGTCGGTTCTCGTTCAACGTGCGCGGTGGGCGCTGCGAGACGTGTCGCGGCGACGGTCAGTTGCGCATCGAGATGCACTTTCTGCCCGACGTCTATGTGGAGTGCGAGCAGTGCCACGGCCGCCGCTACAACCGCGAGACGCTCGACATCCGCTTCAAGGGCAAGACGATCGCCGACGTGCTCGAGATGACAGTCGACGAGGCGCTCGAGTTCTTCGCCGCGATCCCGAAGGTGCGGCGGCGCCTCGAGACGCTGCGCGATGTGGGGCTCGGCTACGTGCGGCTCGGCCAGCCGGCGACGACGCTGTCGGGCGGCGAGGCGCAGCGCGTCAAGCTCGCTTCCGAGCTTTGCAAGGTCGCGACAGGCAACACGCTGTACATCCTCGACGAGCCGACGACCGGCCTTCACTTCGCCGACATCGAGCGGCTGCTCGCGGTGCTGCAGAGGCTCGTCGAGCAAGGCAACACGGTGCTGGTCATCGAGCACAACCTCGACGTGATCAAGTCCGCCGACTGGCTGATCGATCTCGGGCCGGAAGGCGGGGCCGAGGGTGGCGAGATCGTCGCCGTCGGCACGCCAGAAGAGGTCGCAGGCGTCGAGCGCTCCCACACCGGCCGCTACCTGCGACCGCTGCTCGCCTCTGACCCGTCAGCGTACCCGGACGCGCAGCGTGCGGATCGCGATACGGCCGCTGCTGTCGCGTAG
- a CDS encoding lytic transglycosylase domain-containing protein: MAGTSLARSRAQLARRRARSLERRTTRTLAALAALVLGVAAVVAALGPLRPSLERALLPLEYAAIIREQARAKGLDPALVAAVIYEESKFRDRTSHAGARGLMQITPQTALFVAERSGGQSFVLSDLLRPEINIAYGCWYLRYLLDRYRGNVTLAVAAYNAGHSNVDRWVARAGGAAAFDPRSDIPFRETREYVADVARRREQYRRLYKHELGL; this comes from the coding sequence GTGGCCGGCACCTCGCTAGCACGCTCGCGGGCCCAGCTCGCACGCCGTCGCGCGCGCTCGCTCGAGCGGCGCACGACACGCACGCTGGCGGCGCTGGCCGCGCTCGTGCTCGGCGTCGCCGCCGTCGTGGCTGCGCTGGGGCCTTTGCGCCCCTCGCTTGAGCGGGCGCTGTTGCCGCTCGAGTACGCCGCGATCATCCGCGAGCAAGCGCGCGCGAAGGGGCTCGACCCGGCGCTCGTAGCGGCCGTCATCTACGAGGAGTCGAAGTTCCGCGACCGCACCTCGCACGCCGGCGCGCGCGGGCTGATGCAGATCACCCCGCAAACGGCGCTGTTCGTCGCCGAGCGCTCGGGCGGCCAGAGCTTCGTGCTTTCCGACCTCTTGCGGCCCGAGATCAACATCGCTTACGGGTGCTGGTACCTGCGCTACCTGCTCGACCGCTACCGCGGCAACGTCACGCTCGCCGTCGCCGCGTACAACGCCGGTCACAGCAACGTCGATCGCTGGGTTGCGCGGGCCGGCGGTGCGGCCGCGTTCGATCCGCGCAGCGACATCCCCTTCCGCGAGACCCGCGAGTACGTCGCTGACGTCGCGCGCCGCCGCGAGCAGTACCGGCGTCTCTACAAGCACGAGCTCGGTCTCTGA
- the rpsA gene encoding 30S ribosomal protein S1, translating to MLLEIDGRIVPNYDATIVPFDEGDVVTGRVVRIDQDEVWVDIGYKSEGVIPLNELSIRKNIDPHDEVSLGDEIEALVLTKEDQEGRLVLSKKRARFEKAWRRIEQAAAAGEPIEGPVIEVVKGGLIVDLGVRGFLPASLVDIRRVSDLDSFLGQTIRCKVIELNRARNNVVLSRRAVIEEERREQRQQVIDRLQPGMIVEGTISNIVDFGAFVDLDGIDGLIHISELSWGHVSHPSEVLKVGERVPVKVLDIDRERQRISLGLKQTQEDPWQRVVRTYNVGDVLEGKVTKVVNFGAFVEILDGVEGLVHISELAAHHVDNAREVVEPGQDVRVKILEIDSDRRRLSLSIKRVDEELRGSEQRERKSERKSGGRPRSSGAFAGANITVEGGDLRAAVERAQSAQAEAAAAETADEDRQTDDAAGEAS from the coding sequence CTGCTCCTCGAGATCGACGGTCGCATAGTCCCCAACTACGACGCGACGATCGTCCCCTTCGACGAGGGCGACGTGGTCACCGGACGCGTCGTTCGCATCGACCAAGACGAGGTCTGGGTCGACATCGGCTACAAGTCCGAGGGCGTCATTCCGCTCAACGAGCTCTCGATCCGCAAGAACATCGACCCGCACGACGAGGTTTCGCTCGGCGACGAGATCGAGGCGCTCGTGCTCACCAAGGAGGACCAGGAGGGGCGCCTCGTTCTGTCCAAGAAGCGGGCGCGCTTCGAGAAGGCTTGGCGGCGGATCGAGCAGGCGGCCGCCGCGGGCGAGCCGATCGAGGGCCCGGTCATCGAGGTCGTCAAGGGCGGCCTGATCGTCGACCTCGGTGTGCGTGGCTTCCTGCCCGCGTCGCTCGTCGACATTCGGCGCGTGTCCGATCTCGACAGCTTCCTTGGCCAGACGATTCGCTGCAAGGTCATCGAGCTCAACCGTGCGCGCAACAACGTCGTTCTGTCGCGACGGGCGGTAATCGAGGAAGAGCGGCGTGAGCAGCGACAGCAGGTGATCGACCGCCTCCAGCCGGGAATGATCGTCGAGGGCACGATCTCGAACATCGTCGACTTCGGCGCCTTCGTGGATCTCGACGGGATCGACGGTCTGATCCACATCTCGGAGCTGTCCTGGGGCCACGTGAGCCACCCGTCCGAGGTGCTCAAGGTCGGCGAGCGGGTGCCGGTGAAGGTGCTCGACATCGACCGCGAGCGCCAGCGCATTTCGCTCGGCCTCAAACAGACCCAAGAGGATCCCTGGCAGCGCGTAGTTCGCACCTACAACGTCGGCGACGTGCTCGAGGGCAAGGTCACCAAGGTCGTCAACTTCGGCGCGTTCGTCGAGATTCTCGACGGCGTCGAAGGTCTCGTGCACATCTCCGAGCTCGCCGCCCACCACGTCGACAATGCCCGAGAGGTCGTCGAGCCCGGCCAGGACGTGCGCGTAAAGATCCTCGAGATCGACTCCGACCGGCGGCGCCTGTCGCTTTCGATCAAGCGCGTCGACGAGGAGCTGCGCGGCAGCGAGCAGCGGGAGCGCAAGAGCGAGCGCAAGAGCGGCGGGCGGCCACGCTCGAGCGGTGCTTTCGCTGGTGCCAACATCACCGTCGAAGGTGGCGACCTGCGCGCCGCGGTCGAGCGCGCGCAATCGGCGCAGGCCGAGGCGGCTGCCGCCGAGACGGCGGACGAGGATCGGCAAACCGACGACGCTGCTGGCGAAGCTTCCTGA
- a CDS encoding S8 family peptidase, producing the protein MQTTGDGDTTQGRCRRRAALTGFAVAAIVAVSLAASGDRVPSPQRAEPVDRHERPQALAGAAAGSRPAGRLPSPWRGRSPGADPAARRSTAAPPAIARSKGRARRIVVIFRRGSTRAARAAALRAAGVHAVKWLPSTGAAIVEPARGASPAARARALARSPAVAVAETARKRSFEYLPNDPLFPRQWGLRNTGQVFFDDEPAGTPDADIDADEAWDIAPPRAAPIAVIDTGVAYNHPDLAGKVWVNSREAAGTPGVDDDGNGYVDDVRGWDFLANDARPEDSDGHGTHVAGVAAAATNDGAGVAGVAPTAQIVALRAGSFASGVDSAAVVEAIEYAARAGARVVNMSFGALGSAAYSEAEAAAIRRHPEMVFVAAAGNDGTDTDITPHYPSGIDSPNVVSVAASDQFDRLADFSNYGATSVDLAAPGALILSSYPDFVNRSVSEWTFDSSHSLADDWEERQGGLPAWQVTSPIADAEGPGVAVLDVPGSPSPVSGRTELIARSTFDIRQWQSCSLVVRYLVDDPAERSTSEPAFTLSALVATDSASDVHSYPLDTHDTGGSFETAVSVDIGAEADSLSAGGSVRVGIAVDYDGTAGGRVALDGVQLRCLDSELPATPQWAFMSGTSMAAPAVAGAAALVLGLRPTLTGAQVRDLLLRSVDRLTTFAGKTVSGGRLDVRRLLELTAAWSPPTGDASGGSAGGTSPGAGSAPGGSGGTGSGGAGSSGAPNSPSGSSGAPSPTGGTTGLSPLVRRVARALRVSCRRRGTRLRCRLVARVRGATRLSGRVELRKGGRRVATARVRIGRYFTLRSRRLRRGSYALVVRLRDSSGRIAIRTLRVRVR; encoded by the coding sequence ATGCAGACGACGGGCGACGGCGACACCACACAGGGCAGGTGCAGACGCAGGGCGGCGCTGACCGGCTTCGCCGTGGCGGCGATAGTGGCGGTGTCGCTCGCTGCGAGCGGGGACCGAGTGCCCTCGCCGCAGCGGGCAGAGCCGGTCGATCGCCACGAGCGGCCGCAGGCCCTCGCTGGCGCCGCCGCTGGCTCCCGACCGGCGGGCCGGCTCCCGTCCCCGTGGCGGGGCCGCTCTCCGGGCGCCGATCCGGCCGCCCGCCGGTCGACAGCCGCGCCCCCTGCGATCGCGCGCAGCAAGGGTCGCGCACGGCGGATCGTCGTGATCTTCCGCCGCGGATCGACACGTGCCGCGCGCGCGGCTGCGTTGCGGGCCGCGGGCGTGCACGCGGTCAAGTGGCTGCCGTCAACAGGGGCGGCGATCGTCGAGCCGGCCCGCGGCGCTAGTCCTGCTGCGCGCGCTCGCGCGCTAGCGCGCTCGCCCGCGGTCGCGGTGGCCGAGACCGCCCGCAAGCGCAGCTTCGAGTACCTGCCCAACGATCCGCTCTTTCCGCGCCAGTGGGGTTTGCGCAACACCGGCCAGGTCTTCTTCGACGACGAACCGGCGGGCACGCCCGACGCCGACATCGACGCCGACGAGGCGTGGGACATCGCGCCGCCGCGCGCCGCGCCGATCGCTGTCATCGACACCGGGGTTGCCTACAACCATCCCGACCTAGCGGGCAAGGTATGGGTGAACTCGCGCGAGGCGGCGGGAACGCCCGGCGTCGACGACGACGGGAACGGTTACGTCGACGACGTCCGCGGCTGGGACTTCCTCGCCAACGACGCGCGGCCCGAAGACAGCGACGGCCATGGCACCCACGTCGCCGGCGTAGCCGCTGCCGCGACCAACGACGGCGCGGGAGTTGCCGGCGTTGCACCGACCGCCCAGATCGTCGCGCTGCGAGCCGGAAGCTTCGCTAGCGGGGTAGACAGCGCCGCGGTCGTCGAGGCGATCGAGTACGCGGCGCGCGCCGGCGCGCGTGTAGTGAACATGTCGTTCGGGGCGCTCGGCAGTGCCGCCTATTCGGAGGCCGAGGCCGCCGCGATCCGTCGCCATCCCGAGATGGTGTTCGTGGCTGCGGCCGGCAACGACGGTACAGACACAGACATCACCCCTCACTACCCGTCGGGGATCGACAGCCCGAATGTGGTGAGCGTGGCGGCGAGCGACCAGTTCGATCGGCTTGCCGACTTCTCGAACTACGGTGCGACGAGCGTCGACCTGGCCGCTCCCGGTGCGCTGATCCTCTCGTCGTACCCCGATTTCGTGAACCGCTCGGTGAGCGAGTGGACGTTCGATTCCTCGCACTCGCTCGCCGACGACTGGGAGGAGCGGCAGGGCGGTCTGCCGGCCTGGCAGGTGACATCCCCCATCGCCGACGCCGAGGGACCCGGGGTGGCGGTGCTCGACGTGCCGGGGTCCCCATCGCCGGTCTCCGGGCGCACGGAGTTGATCGCGCGCAGCACGTTCGACATCCGCCAGTGGCAGAGCTGCAGCCTCGTCGTCCGCTACCTCGTCGACGATCCCGCCGAGCGCAGCACGAGCGAGCCCGCTTTCACCCTGTCCGCTCTGGTCGCGACCGACAGCGCGAGCGACGTGCACTCGTATCCGCTCGACACGCACGACACAGGCGGCAGTTTCGAGACGGCAGTGTCGGTCGACATCGGCGCAGAGGCGGACTCGCTATCGGCCGGGGGAAGCGTGCGGGTGGGCATCGCCGTCGACTACGACGGCACGGCAGGGGGGCGTGTCGCCCTCGACGGAGTGCAGCTGCGCTGCCTCGACAGCGAGCTCCCCGCGACCCCGCAGTGGGCGTTCATGAGCGGCACGTCGATGGCCGCACCCGCCGTGGCCGGCGCGGCCGCGCTCGTCCTCGGGCTGCGGCCGACGCTCACCGGCGCTCAGGTGCGCGATCTTCTGCTGCGCTCCGTCGATCGCCTAACGACGTTCGCCGGCAAAACGGTGTCGGGCGGTCGTCTCGACGTCCGCCGTCTGCTCGAGCTGACCGCCGCGTGGTCGCCGCCGACGGGCGACGCGAGCGGTGGCAGCGCGGGCGGCACCTCGCCGGGCGCGGGGAGTGCGCCGGGCGGGAGTGGCGGTACGGGTAGCGGCGGCGCAGGGAGTAGCGGCGCACCGAACTCGCCGTCGGGCAGCTCCGGCGCCCCGTCGCCCACAGGCGGCACGACCGGCCTTTCGCCGCTCGTGCGGCGCGTAGCCCGTGCGCTGCGGGTCAGCTGCCGCCGTCGCGGCACACGCTTGCGCTGCCGGCTCGTGGCACGAGTGCGCGGAGCGACACGTCTCTCCGGCCGCGTCGAGCTGCGCAAGGGAGGGCGCAGAGTGGCCACGGCACGCGTGCGCATCGGCCGCTACTTCACGCTCCGCTCCCGGCGTCTCCGGCGCGGCTCTTACGCGCTCGTCGTGCGCCTACGCGACAGCAGCGGCCGTATCGCGATCCGCACGCTGCGCGTCCGGGTACGCTGA